Proteins encoded in a region of the Stieleria neptunia genome:
- a CDS encoding sigma-54-dependent transcriptional regulator codes for MHILYADDETSLQTLMKTQLEKLGHSVVVCPDGETAVAALEREPFDCMIVDLDMPGIKGAEVIARARKIRPEIEAVVITGKPDLKSALTAIENHVFAFLSKPCSFKQIKSLLSEVYHRLSQSRRLAALEHRVRQAEGDSELVGDGKSMLQVRKVIEKVGPTDSTVLILGETGCGKELVARAVHQASLRADEPMVSINCGALPENLIESELFGHVKGAFTGADNARVGLFEVADGGTIFLDEIGELPMTMQAKLLRVLETGDIRRLGSNQSKRVDVRVICATHRDLEKMVGEEQFREDLMFRINTFEIHVPPLRERIDDLMPLAVHLLRRHRSDGDDDALFTSQATAELLAHKWPGNVRELANVVEHAAILCDALPIDAEHLPRHFSRRQLRSEIRDAGPMTIREMEMIAIERAIERNAGDKKAAAEELGVSVKTLYNKLNAAEEKAA; via the coding sequence ATGCATATCCTGTATGCCGACGATGAAACGTCGCTGCAGACGCTGATGAAGACCCAGTTAGAAAAACTCGGCCACAGCGTGGTCGTCTGCCCCGACGGGGAAACCGCGGTGGCCGCGCTCGAGCGGGAACCGTTCGATTGCATGATCGTCGATTTGGACATGCCGGGAATCAAGGGTGCCGAAGTGATCGCGCGGGCGCGGAAAATCCGCCCGGAAATCGAAGCGGTCGTGATCACCGGCAAACCCGACCTGAAGTCCGCTCTGACCGCGATCGAAAACCACGTCTTCGCCTTCCTCAGCAAGCCGTGCAGTTTCAAACAAATCAAATCGCTGCTCAGTGAGGTCTATCATCGCCTGTCTCAATCGAGACGCTTGGCGGCGCTGGAGCACCGTGTCCGCCAGGCGGAGGGAGACTCCGAATTGGTGGGCGACGGCAAGTCGATGCTGCAGGTCCGCAAGGTGATTGAAAAAGTGGGCCCCACCGACAGCACGGTTTTGATCCTGGGCGAAACCGGATGCGGTAAAGAACTGGTCGCCCGCGCGGTCCACCAGGCCAGCCTTCGGGCCGACGAACCGATGGTTTCGATCAACTGTGGTGCACTGCCGGAAAACCTGATCGAGAGCGAGCTGTTCGGGCACGTCAAAGGCGCCTTCACCGGCGCCGACAACGCCCGGGTCGGACTGTTCGAGGTGGCCGACGGAGGCACGATCTTCTTGGACGAGATCGGCGAGCTGCCGATGACGATGCAGGCCAAACTGTTGCGGGTCTTGGAAACCGGCGACATCAGGCGATTGGGCAGCAACCAATCCAAACGCGTCGACGTGCGCGTGATCTGCGCCACGCACCGCGATCTGGAAAAAATGGTCGGCGAGGAACAGTTCCGCGAAGACCTGATGTTTCGAATCAATACCTTCGAGATCCATGTGCCGCCGCTGAGAGAACGGATCGACGATCTGATGCCGCTGGCGGTTCACCTGCTGCGCCGCCACCGCAGCGACGGCGATGACGACGCGTTGTTCACATCCCAAGCCACCGCGGAGCTGCTGGCACACAAGTGGCCCGGCAATGTCCGGGAGCTGGCCAATGTGGTCGAACACGCGGCGATCCTATGCGATGCCCTGCCGATCGACGCGGAACATTTGCCGCGACATTTCAGCCGCCGCCAATTGCGAAGCGAAATTCGTGACGCGGGCCCGATGACGATTCGAGAAATGGAAATGATTGCGATCGAGCGCGCGATCGAACGAAACGCTGGTGACAAAAAGGCGGCCGCCGAGGAGTTGGGCGTCAGCGTCAAAACCCTGTACAACAAGCTCAACGCCGCCGAAGAGAAAGCGGCGTAG
- a CDS encoding sensor histidine kinase, with protein MRKWKIRTKMIVGLCGLAFVIGLLVFNSWSQLARDRYLATEISLLADEIEHAHELNQQAELLRQSYEQFGELKTRIESNQMIGFEGIEESALGLEEANIHDRLMSFRRHLTPYMSTVLARPSEHAETRLLLDRGRQGDSLNEIDSLLTKVTDAWSRRSLLKGTFSRYDAQYQGIGEGVDELANLTNVYFGEIRGKMKKFRDSVHAEQRANRNGFRVYTGLSAFLIIFMAWQFWTLIVVPFRTLFRGSQLIASGHHQHKILLGTSDEIGLMADTVNDITDRFNRAVANETLAKQRAEQEVRERTREVIQNEQLASVGFLAAGVAHEINNPLGAIAWGAEALEGTLEDLPADEKERFNQDFLQELQTNLGLIQSEAFRCKGITQRLLNFSRLSNSSRTPEDLGELVAGVVSMVGKVGEYRCKTIRTHADDHVTAYCNSQEIQQVVLNLVSNALESVDTDGKVDVFVRHEIDPFSGIKEAVVEVQDDGCGMDQEVMDHLFEPFFTRRRDDSGTGLGLSISYRIVSLHHGSLTPHSEGEGRGSKMILRLPTEPAKKESPSDSTFYTSRERNDHDDLPSSTKWNDVQKVA; from the coding sequence ATGCGAAAGTGGAAAATCCGTACCAAGATGATCGTCGGTCTGTGTGGGCTGGCGTTCGTGATCGGGCTGCTGGTCTTTAACAGCTGGTCACAGCTCGCCCGCGACCGCTACCTGGCGACCGAGATCAGCCTGTTGGCCGACGAGATCGAGCACGCCCACGAACTCAATCAGCAGGCGGAATTGCTGAGACAGTCGTACGAGCAATTCGGCGAACTAAAGACCCGCATCGAATCCAATCAGATGATCGGGTTCGAGGGCATCGAAGAATCCGCACTCGGCTTGGAAGAGGCCAACATCCACGACCGACTGATGTCTTTCCGTCGGCATCTGACCCCCTACATGTCGACCGTGCTCGCACGCCCCAGCGAGCATGCGGAGACCCGCCTGTTGCTTGACCGTGGCCGACAAGGCGACAGCTTGAACGAAATCGACAGTCTGTTGACCAAAGTCACCGACGCGTGGTCCCGACGCAGTCTTCTGAAGGGGACGTTCTCGCGGTACGACGCTCAGTATCAGGGAATTGGAGAGGGGGTCGACGAACTCGCCAACCTGACGAACGTGTACTTCGGCGAAATCCGGGGCAAGATGAAGAAATTTCGCGACAGCGTTCACGCCGAGCAGAGGGCCAACCGCAACGGGTTTCGCGTCTACACGGGCTTGTCCGCGTTTCTAATCATCTTCATGGCCTGGCAGTTTTGGACGTTGATCGTCGTGCCGTTTCGAACCCTGTTCCGGGGCTCGCAATTGATCGCCAGCGGCCACCACCAACACAAGATCCTGTTGGGGACGAGCGACGAAATCGGATTGATGGCCGACACCGTCAACGACATCACCGATCGATTCAACCGTGCGGTGGCCAACGAAACGCTCGCCAAACAACGTGCCGAACAGGAGGTCCGCGAGCGAACGCGCGAAGTGATCCAGAACGAACAACTCGCCAGCGTCGGATTCCTGGCGGCCGGCGTTGCCCACGAGATCAACAATCCGCTCGGTGCGATCGCCTGGGGCGCCGAGGCGCTCGAAGGGACACTCGAAGACCTGCCGGCGGACGAGAAAGAACGATTCAACCAAGACTTCTTGCAAGAGCTACAGACCAACCTGGGGCTGATTCAATCGGAGGCGTTTCGGTGCAAGGGCATCACCCAACGCCTGCTCAATTTCAGCCGTCTGAGCAATTCCAGCCGCACGCCCGAAGACCTCGGCGAACTCGTCGCGGGGGTCGTGTCGATGGTCGGAAAAGTCGGCGAGTACCGCTGCAAAACGATCCGCACGCATGCGGACGATCACGTCACGGCGTACTGCAATTCTCAGGAAATCCAGCAAGTCGTTCTGAACCTGGTTTCCAATGCCCTGGAGTCGGTGGACACCGACGGCAAGGTCGACGTGTTCGTGCGACACGAGATCGACCCGTTCAGCGGCATCAAGGAAGCGGTCGTCGAAGTGCAAGACGACGGATGCGGCATGGACCAGGAAGTGATGGACCATCTTTTTGAGCCCTTCTTTACCCGCCGCCGCGACGACAGCGGCACCGGATTGGGATTGAGCATCAGCTATCGAATCGTGTCGCTACACCACGGATCCTTGACGCCGCACAGCGAAGGGGAAGGCCGTGGATCCAAAATGATCTTGCGGCTTCCGACCGAGCCCGCCAAGAAAGAGTCTCCTTCCGATTCGACGTTCTACACGTCACGGGAGCGGAACGATCACGATGACCTGCCCTCTTCGACCAAGTGGAATGATGTCCAAAAAGTCGCCTGA